Below is a genomic region from Litorilinea aerophila.
GCGGAGCTGGTCGAAGGCACCCACCTGATCCAGATCCGCACCGAGGCCGAGTCCCCAGAGATGGCCCGGATCATCGCCGATGAAGTGGCCCGGCAGCTGATCTTGCTCAGCGCCAATGCCACCCAGAGCCGGGAAACGGCCGAAGCCCGCGGCTTTGTCAACCAGCGGTTGGACAACCTGCAGAAGAAGATCGAGTATGGACGGGCTCGACTCCAAAGCCTGGAAAGTGCTCTGCTGCAGGCCTTCGAAGTGGGGTCCGACCCCAATGCCATCCAACGCATCCAGGATCTGCAGGGGGAGATTAACCGGCTTGAGGAGCTCATTGATAGCTGGGAGGCAGAATCCACCCAGATCGTGATCTACCTCAAAGACCGCAGCCGCGCCAACAGCCTCACCATCATCGAGCCGGCCCAGGCCAGCCTCAACCCCATCCGCCCCCGCACCAAGCTGAACGCCCTGCTGGCTGCGGCCATCAGCTTTGCCCTGGCCATGGGCCTGGTCCTCTTTGTGGAGTTCCGGGACGACACCCTCAGGGAGCCAGACGAGATCCAGAATGCCCTGAAAACGCCAGTCCTGGGCCATATTGGCAAAATCAACGGCAAGTCCGAGCACGACCGGCTTCTGCCTGCCCTGAATCCAGGCTCCCCGCTTTCCGAAGCCTACCGGATCATCCGCAGCAATATCGAGTTCAAGACCGCAGAACGGCCTGCGAAAACCATCGTGATCACCAGCCCAGGCCGCGCCGAGGGGAAGAGCCTCATGGCGGCCAACCTGGGCATCACCATGGCCCAGGCCGGTTTACGCACCCTGATCATCGATGCCAACCTGCGCCAGCCCATGCAACATCGCCTGTTCCGGGTGGCCAATGCGGCGGGCCTGACCGAGGCCCTTCGTTCTCCCGAGCTGGCCCTGGACCACCTGGTGCTGGAGACCAAAATCCCCAACCTGTTCGTCCTGCCCAGCGGTCAGGTGCCCTTGAATCCAACCGAGTTGCTGGGCGCCCAGCGCATGCGAGAGATTCTGGCCAGCCTGGGCCAGATGGCGGACATCGTCATTTGCGATAGCCCGCCCGCCCTGGGGCTGGCCGATGCCAGCATCCTGGCCAACCGGGCCGATGGTGTGGTGCTGGTGCTGGGGGTAGGGCAAACCCGCCTGGAAGATGCCCGCCAGACCATCAGCAGCCTGAGCCTGGCCAATGCCCGCCTGTTGGGCGTGATCGTCAACCGGGCACGTTCGCGATTCCACCGCTATCTCAGGGTTGTCAACGCCACCAGCCTGGCCACTTCGGCGACCCCCCGCTCCAGCCGTCGGTGGCAATGGCTGCCCTTCTGACTGGCAGAAGCCTACTGCCGGCTACCCTTACCCCAGGCCCAGGAGCGCCAGCGCGTCCCGGTGGATGATGGCCTCGATGGCCTCCTCGGGCACTCGCGGCAGACGGGTGCCCTCCACCACCTGGTTGACCCGGCGCAGGCCGTCGATGGTCTCCTGCACCGTGGCCACGGGAAAGTCCGAGCCCAGGAGCAGCTTGTCCAGCACGTTCCACTCGGTGGCCTTGATGAGCTGCTCCCAGAAGGAGAAGGGGCGATAGAAGGTGGCGGAGATATCCGCGTACACGTTGGGGTGCTTGCGGATGACCACGCAGGTATCCACCTGCCAGGGGTGGCCCATGTGGGCCATGATGATCTTCAAATCCGGGTAGCGGGCAGCGATTTCGTCCATGAGCAAGGGGTGGGCAAAGCGAATGGGCGCATTGCGCACCGGCGAGGTGCCCTGGTGGAAGAGGATGGGCAGTCCGTAGCGCTGGGCCCGCTCGTAAATGGCCAGGGCGCGGGGCTCCAGGGGATCGAAGTTCTGGTAGTTGGCCCCCAGCTTGATGCCCCGCAGGCCCAGCTCCGTCCGGCAGCGTTCCAGCTCGTCCAGGCAGTGGGCGTCGTGGGGGTGTAGAGCCATGAAGCCGATGAGCCGGTCCGGGTGGGCGCGCACAAAGGTGGCCGTGGCATCGTTAAGGTTGCCACGGCCGTCAGGCCGCTGGTACCAGCTTTTGTCGCCGGCGGGCTGGCCGCTCAGCCGGTCCTCCCACTCGCCCGGATGCCAGGCGATCTGGAAGACGATGGACTTCTCCGCCGGTGCCTGGGCCGCCAGATACTCCTCCCAACAGACCGTTGCCTTTACCGCGCGGTCCGGTCGCCAGGCATGCTGCATCACCACCTGTTCCGGCGGCACCGGGTCCCGATACTGAGGGGTGTGGGTGTGGACATCCACGATCATCGGAGCCGCTCCTTCATTTGACCCGAAAGTACGCTACTTTTTCCTCGTCCAGCTCCACGCCCAGGCCCGGCTTTTCCGGCGGGTAGGCCCGGCCGGCCTGGATGGGCAGGGGCTCGGCCAGCACGTCCTCCTCGTAGTAGAACGGGCTCAGGATGTCGCAGGGGAACTCCTCCGCGCCGATGCCTGGGGTGGCCATGCCCAGGTGGATCATGGCCGCGTTGGCCACGCCCAGCTCCAGGTTGCTGCCGATGGTGCAGGTGATGCCCGCGCCCTCGGCCACGGCCGCGATCTTGCGGGCCGCGCGGAGGCCACCCCCCTTGCCCACGTAGACCGAGAGCACGTCGGCCGCGTCGGCCCGGACAATGGCCATGGCATCCTGCAGGCTGTAGACGCTCTCATCCGCCATGACCGGCATCCGGACCTGCCGCCGCACATCGGCCAGCCAGGCCACGTCCAGGTCGGGCACCGGCTGTTCCACAAAGTAGATGTCGAACTCGTAGAGCCGGGCGATGGTCTGGATGGCGACCCGGGGAGACCAGCCGCCGTTGGCATCCACCCCCAGGCGCACGTCCGGCCCCACTGCCTCCCGCACGGCCCGCACCCGGGCCACGTCCTCATCCGGGTCGATCCCCACTTTCACCTTCATGGTCCGAAAGCCCTGCGCCACAGCCCAGGCCGCGATCTCCGCCGCGCGTGCCGGCTCCAGCCCCGAGACGGAAAACTTGGTAGGCACGAACTCCCGCACGGGGCCGCCCAGCAGGCGGTAGACGGGCAGGCCGGCCACCTTGCCCAGGATGTCCCACAGGGCCATCTCCAGGGCTGATTTGGTGAACGGGTTGTTGGCAATGGCCCGGGCCACCTGGGCCATGAGGCGCTCCACGTGGGTGGGATCCTGGTCCATCAGCAGAGGCGCCAGGTATTGGTCGATCATCCGGGCCGCGGTGAACTGGTCCTCGCCGCTCCAGGCGGGGGTGCAGGAGACTTCCCCCAGGCCGGTGATGCCCTCGTCTGTGTGAATCTTGACCAGGAGGAAGGGGGAAACGGTGTGGTAGCCCCGGCCGCTGCGGATGGCCCGCCCGGGGTGGATGGGCACCTGAACGGGAATGGTTTCGATGGCGGTGATTTTCATGATCGCTTTCCCTTGCAAACTGGAGCACTA
It encodes:
- a CDS encoding polysaccharide biosynthesis tyrosine autokinase yields the protein MTETMNDYLELRKVIQIILRWLWLLLLVALGGAGLGYVASKSQAPVYEATTTLMVGQVIQATQISRDDLLTNEVLAQTYTDMAVRQPVLQGVIDTLNLPDTWRGLKKRVHAELVEGTHLIQIRTEAESPEMARIIADEVARQLILLSANATQSRETAEARGFVNQRLDNLQKKIEYGRARLQSLESALLQAFEVGSDPNAIQRIQDLQGEINRLEELIDSWEAESTQIVIYLKDRSRANSLTIIEPAQASLNPIRPRTKLNALLAAAISFALAMGLVLFVEFRDDTLREPDEIQNALKTPVLGHIGKINGKSEHDRLLPALNPGSPLSEAYRIIRSNIEFKTAERPAKTIVITSPGRAEGKSLMAANLGITMAQAGLRTLIIDANLRQPMQHRLFRVANAAGLTEALRSPELALDHLVLETKIPNLFVLPSGQVPLNPTELLGAQRMREILASLGQMADIVICDSPPALGLADASILANRADGVVLVLGVGQTRLEDARQTISSLSLANARLLGVIVNRARSRFHRYLRVVNATSLATSATPRSSRRWQWLPF
- a CDS encoding amidohydrolase family protein, which codes for MIVDVHTHTPQYRDPVPPEQVVMQHAWRPDRAVKATVCWEEYLAAQAPAEKSIVFQIAWHPGEWEDRLSGQPAGDKSWYQRPDGRGNLNDATATFVRAHPDRLIGFMALHPHDAHCLDELERCRTELGLRGIKLGANYQNFDPLEPRALAIYERAQRYGLPILFHQGTSPVRNAPIRFAHPLLMDEIAARYPDLKIIMAHMGHPWQVDTCVVIRKHPNVYADISATFYRPFSFWEQLIKATEWNVLDKLLLGSDFPVATVQETIDGLRRVNQVVEGTRLPRVPEEAIEAIIHRDALALLGLG
- a CDS encoding mandelate racemase/muconate lactonizing enzyme family protein; amino-acid sequence: MKITAIETIPVQVPIHPGRAIRSGRGYHTVSPFLLVKIHTDEGITGLGEVSCTPAWSGEDQFTAARMIDQYLAPLLMDQDPTHVERLMAQVARAIANNPFTKSALEMALWDILGKVAGLPVYRLLGGPVREFVPTKFSVSGLEPARAAEIAAWAVAQGFRTMKVKVGIDPDEDVARVRAVREAVGPDVRLGVDANGGWSPRVAIQTIARLYEFDIYFVEQPVPDLDVAWLADVRRQVRMPVMADESVYSLQDAMAIVRADAADVLSVYVGKGGGLRAARKIAAVAEGAGITCTIGSNLELGVANAAMIHLGMATPGIGAEEFPCDILSPFYYEEDVLAEPLPIQAGRAYPPEKPGLGVELDEEKVAYFRVK